TATATTTCAGCCAGCCGGAAGTGCGCATCGGCGTCGGCACCGGCATCGGCGGCGCCAGCCGCCTGGTCCGCCTGATCGGCCGCACGGTTGCGGCGGAAATGGTGCTGGACGGCGGCGCGATCAGTGCGCAACGCCTCTACGAACTGGGCGGCATCAATAAGGTGGTGCCACAAGGCACGGCGCTCGAGGCCGTGCTGGCCTGGGCCACGCGCCTCGCCGGCCACCCGCCCGACGCCCTCGCCGGCATGAAGCGCATGCTGGCCCAGGCGGAAGAGAACCCGCTCACCGAGGCCATCAAGAACGACCAGAGGATTTTCCAGGAATTTTCCGGCAAGCCCGCCGCCCTCGCCAGAATGGAAGAGGTGCAGGCGAAATTCGACGCCGGCGCAGGGATCAGGGAGACGTATTGGCTAGGGGAGATTGAGGGGTAACCCTATCGGGCCTTGAATTTCCGTACCGTATAAGGTGCATAGCGGAGAATCTTGGTGGCGCGACGGCCGAAGATCATCGAAGTGCGCTTCTATGCGAGTGCGTCGGACGCCGAACCG
The sequence above is drawn from the Emcibacter sp. SYSU 3D8 genome and encodes:
- a CDS encoding enoyl-CoA hydratase/isomerase family protein — protein: MGVVTLEWPADGVALVTMTNPAINNHGSWAGIHELWQTLVKAREDGARVTVLASGVPGHWFEHAWLRDMLNMFQGKEVSGPADGWFGCINELSKSPVVSIAAISGDTSGGGCEIGWACDLRVAEEQVYFSQPEVRIGVGTGIGGASRLVRLIGRTVAAEMVLDGGAISAQRLYELGGINKVVPQGTALEAVLAWATRLAGHPPDALAGMKRMLAQAEENPLTEAIKNDQRIFQEFSGKPAALARMEEVQAKFDAGAGIRETYWLGEIEG